A single Bacillota bacterium DNA region contains:
- a CDS encoding LysR family transcriptional regulator, giving the protein MEWRQIISFYHVARLGSFTRAASVTFRTQSALTQQIKALEEELDCLLFERIGKRKLKLTAAGEKFLAFAEQIIDKYDSLMEELTELKGLQKGRLSIAAPFTTLFHLLPEVLKEYVKQFPLVELTILDRSQQSVIELVKNGEVDFGIALESFVPKDLAKIRWKKVEPVLLTPPGHPLAGAKRVTVRQIAQYPLILPPKTSEYTSRMSLEKLFQELGVNYHIIMESSNVELSSLYVEAGLGISFATIVKDLPGLKQRKLEFISLSHIFKPGYIAVVMRKDKVLDSFKKAFINILLDGSAGL; this is encoded by the coding sequence ATGGAGTGGAGGCAGATTATAAGTTTTTATCATGTGGCCAGGCTGGGGAGTTTTACCAGAGCCGCCAGCGTTACTTTTAGAACCCAGTCCGCTCTGACTCAACAGATCAAGGCCCTGGAAGAGGAGCTAGACTGCCTGCTGTTTGAGAGGATAGGGAAAAGAAAATTGAAGCTTACTGCGGCGGGCGAAAAGTTCCTTGCCTTTGCGGAGCAGATCATAGATAAATACGACTCTCTTATGGAAGAACTGACTGAACTTAAAGGCCTCCAAAAAGGGAGGCTGAGCATAGCCGCGCCTTTTACGACGCTTTTTCATCTTCTCCCGGAGGTGTTGAAGGAATATGTTAAACAATTTCCCTTGGTCGAGTTGACCATACTTGACCGCTCGCAGCAAAGCGTGATTGAGCTGGTAAAAAATGGCGAGGTTGATTTCGGCATAGCGCTTGAGTCCTTTGTTCCGAAAGACCTCGCGAAAATCCGCTGGAAAAAGGTGGAGCCTGTTTTGCTAACACCTCCAGGACACCCTTTGGCCGGGGCAAAACGGGTTACGGTCAGGCAGATCGCGCAGTACCCCCTCATTTTGCCTCCTAAAACCAGTGAATACACCAGTCGTATGAGTCTGGAGAAGCTTTTCCAGGAGTTGGGGGTTAATTATCACATCATCATGGAGTCTTCGAACGTTGAATTAAGCTCCCTTTATGTGGAAGCAGGCCTGGGCATCTCCTTCGCTACTATCGTAAAAGACCTGCCGGGACTTAAGCAAAGAAAGCTGGAGTTTATTTCTTTAAGTCATATCTTTAAGCCCGGCTACATAGCGGTGGTAATGAGAAAGGACAAGGTTCTTGACTCGTTTAAAAAAGCCTTCATCAACATTTTGCTGGATGGTTCCGCAGGATTGTGA
- a CDS encoding thioesterase family protein, with protein sequence MKDALRPGLTYEFKFKVPENKTVPYLYPESPEFQAMPKVLATGFMVGLFEWACIQAINPHIDWPVEQTVGTHVNLSHVAATPPGLTVTVKVKLEKVEGRRLTFSIVAEDDVDRISEGTHERFIINAAKFNAKAEAKAARILQGQVF encoded by the coding sequence ATGAAAGATGCTTTGCGGCCTGGCCTCACTTACGAATTCAAATTTAAGGTCCCGGAAAATAAAACCGTACCCTACCTTTATCCTGAATCGCCAGAATTCCAGGCCATGCCTAAAGTTCTGGCTACAGGGTTTATGGTTGGCCTGTTCGAATGGGCCTGTATCCAGGCCATCAACCCCCACATCGACTGGCCTGTTGAGCAAACAGTGGGTACTCATGTCAACTTAAGCCACGTGGCTGCCACTCCGCCAGGCCTGACCGTTACTGTAAAAGTTAAGCTCGAGAAAGTAGAAGGGAGAAGGCTCACTTTTTCCATCGTCGCCGAGGATGATGTTGACAGGATTTCCGAGGGCACCCACGAAAGATTTATCATTAACGCGGCCAAATTTAACGCCAAGGCAGAGGCCAAAGCTGCCCGCATACTTCAAGGCCAGGTGTTTTAG
- the lon gene encoding endopeptidase La produces the protein MSQENYQHFEDQKQVGHEETERVLPLLPLRGILVFPYMVVHLDVGRERSVNAIDEAMLHDREIFLVTQKEAQTDEPRESDIYQVGTIAEIKQLLKLPGGTFRVLVEGLTRGRIKKYFSMEPFIKVLVEEYHESSEKTPEIEALMRTVVGQFEQYVKMGKKIPPETAISIVSVDDPGRLADIIASHVSLKVGDKQAILEAIDVKERLEKLSEILSREMEILDLERRINLRVKKQMEKTQKEYYLREQMRAIQKELGEKDERTAEVEELRERIAQARFPKEVEEKALKEVERLEKMPPMVAEAVVVRNYLDWLLALPWYKETRDRLDLDGAERILEEDHYGLEKPKERILEYLAIRKLATKMRGPILCFVGPPGVGKTSLAKSIARALGRKFVRISLGGVRDEAEIRGHRRTYVGALPGRIIQGMKQAGTKNPVFLLDEVDKMSADFRGDPSAALLEVLDAEQNHSFSDHYIEVPFDLSKVMFITTANVEYNIPRPLLDRMEVIRISGYTEEEKVKIAERHLIPKQLKEHGLKPHHLQISENALRGIIREYTREAGVRNLEREIAAICRKTAREVVKNKNYRVKVSASNLASFLGIPRYHYGTIEKENEVGVATGLAWTEVGGEVLSVEVSILKGKGNITLTGKMGDVMKESAQAALSYVRSRAQELGIPEDFHEKFDIHVHIPEGAIPKDGPSAGITMATALASALSGRRTSGEVAMTGEITLRGRVLPVGGIKDKVLAAHRAGIKKIILPAENKKDLEEIPPNIKRRLNFVLVRNMDEVLQEALLPLAREDEECKNTA, from the coding sequence ATGTCCCAAGAAAACTATCAGCATTTTGAAGACCAGAAGCAGGTTGGACACGAAGAGACGGAACGCGTCTTGCCTTTGCTCCCCTTGCGGGGTATTTTGGTGTTTCCATATATGGTCGTTCACCTTGATGTGGGCCGCGAGAGATCGGTAAATGCAATAGACGAAGCAATGCTGCACGACAGGGAAATCTTTCTCGTAACGCAGAAGGAAGCCCAAACTGATGAACCCCGGGAATCCGATATCTACCAGGTGGGAACCATCGCGGAAATCAAGCAGCTGCTGAAGCTGCCGGGGGGGACCTTCCGCGTCCTTGTCGAAGGGTTGACGCGGGGAAGAATTAAAAAGTACTTTTCAATGGAGCCTTTTATCAAGGTGCTTGTTGAGGAGTACCATGAAAGCTCCGAAAAAACACCGGAAATCGAAGCCTTGATGCGGACCGTCGTCGGTCAGTTCGAGCAGTACGTGAAAATGGGGAAAAAGATTCCCCCCGAAACGGCAATTTCTATTGTTTCCGTTGACGACCCGGGCCGGCTCGCCGACATCATTGCCTCTCATGTGAGTTTGAAGGTGGGGGATAAACAGGCGATTCTGGAAGCGATCGACGTAAAGGAAAGGCTCGAAAAGCTTAGCGAGATCCTTTCCCGCGAGATGGAGATCCTCGATCTGGAGCGGAGGATCAACCTGCGCGTGAAGAAGCAGATGGAAAAAACCCAGAAAGAGTACTATCTGCGGGAGCAGATGAGGGCGATTCAGAAAGAGCTGGGCGAGAAAGACGAACGAACCGCAGAAGTGGAGGAATTGCGGGAACGCATTGCCCAGGCCCGTTTTCCCAAAGAAGTGGAGGAAAAGGCCTTAAAAGAAGTGGAGCGCCTGGAGAAGATGCCCCCGATGGTGGCCGAGGCAGTTGTGGTGCGAAATTACCTGGACTGGCTCCTTGCCCTCCCCTGGTACAAGGAGACGCGGGACCGGCTCGACCTTGACGGAGCAGAGCGCATTCTGGAAGAGGATCATTACGGCCTTGAAAAGCCCAAGGAGCGCATCCTGGAGTACCTGGCGATCCGGAAGCTTGCTACAAAAATGCGGGGCCCCATCCTCTGTTTTGTGGGGCCTCCCGGAGTGGGAAAAACCTCCCTCGCGAAGTCGATCGCGCGGGCTCTCGGCCGGAAGTTCGTCCGGATTTCCCTGGGTGGGGTCCGGGATGAAGCGGAAATCCGGGGCCACAGGCGCACCTATGTGGGCGCCCTGCCGGGCCGGATCATCCAGGGAATGAAGCAGGCGGGCACGAAAAACCCTGTTTTTCTCCTGGACGAAGTGGATAAAATGAGCGCCGACTTCCGGGGGGACCCGAGCGCGGCCCTGCTGGAGGTGCTTGATGCGGAGCAGAATCACAGCTTCAGCGACCACTACATCGAGGTTCCCTTTGATCTCTCGAAGGTCATGTTCATCACAACGGCCAACGTGGAATACAACATCCCCCGGCCGCTGCTCGACCGGATGGAGGTTATTCGGATTTCCGGCTACACCGAAGAAGAGAAGGTGAAAATAGCCGAGCGCCACCTGATCCCCAAGCAGTTGAAGGAGCACGGGCTGAAGCCCCACCACCTCCAGATTTCGGAGAACGCCTTGCGGGGGATCATCAGGGAGTACACGCGGGAGGCGGGGGTCCGCAACCTGGAAAGGGAGATCGCCGCAATCTGCCGCAAGACTGCGCGCGAAGTTGTCAAAAACAAGAATTACCGGGTCAAAGTTTCTGCTTCCAATCTGGCATCGTTTTTGGGAATTCCCCGCTACCACTACGGTACGATCGAGAAAGAGAACGAAGTGGGTGTGGCAACCGGTCTGGCCTGGACCGAGGTGGGCGGCGAAGTGCTCAGCGTGGAGGTAAGCATTCTTAAGGGCAAGGGCAACATTACGCTCACCGGGAAGATGGGAGATGTGATGAAAGAGTCGGCGCAGGCCGCCCTGAGCTATGTCCGGTCGCGGGCGCAGGAACTGGGCATCCCGGAAGACTTTCACGAAAAGTTCGATATCCACGTCCACATTCCGGAGGGGGCGATCCCGAAAGACGGCCCCTCGGCGGGGATTACGATGGCCACCGCGCTGGCTTCCGCTTTGAGCGGGCGCCGCACAAGCGGGGAGGTGGCCATGACGGGAGAGATTACCCTGCGCGGCCGCGTCCTGCCGGTGGGGGGGATCAAAGACAAGGTGCTTGCGGCGCACCGGGCGGGGATCAAAAAGATCATCCTTCCGGCGGAGAATAAAAAGGATTTGGAGGAGATTCCCCCCAACATCAAGCGGCGCCTCAATTTCGTCCTGGTCCGGAACATGGACGAAGTGCTGCAGGAGGCCCTCCTTCCTCTCGCGCGGGAAGATGAAGAATGCAAGAACACTGCCTGA
- the lonB gene encoding ATP-dependent protease LonB, which translates to MGWNSLLGLVQIFFVIVIGLYFWNLLRNQHGTRLAVDREAKKELEKIQRLRGISLAEPLSERTRPQSFEEIIGQEDGLKALRAALCGPNPQHVLIYGPPGVGKTAAARLVLEEAKKNPLSPFGAHAKFVEIDATTARFDERGIADPLIGSVHDPIYQGAGPLGMAGIPQPKPGAVTRAHGGVLFLDEIGELHPTQLNKLLKVLEDRKVFFESAYYNSEDPNIPAHIHDVFQNGLPADFRLIGATTRLPEEISPAIRSRCVEIFFRMLLPAEIRVIAENAAAKIGFAFGPGALDVVEKYATNGREAVNIVQIAAGLAQARGIREVQAADVEWVVSSGQYSPRPERKVPPEPAVGLVNGLAVSGPNLGTLLEIEACVIPAGNERGQLVVTGVVEEEELGGLAGRRVRRKSMIKGSVENVLTVIRRYFGIDPRKYDIHINFPGAVPAEGPSAGVAVAVAVYSALTEKPVDNLVALTGELSLRGEVKPVGGIVAKVEAAWRAGAKRVLIPQENWQEIFREFPLEVIPVRQIQEVLKLALLPDSRLKEVPA; encoded by the coding sequence TTGGGCTGGAACAGCCTCTTGGGTTTGGTTCAAATATTTTTTGTCATCGTGATCGGGCTCTATTTCTGGAACCTGCTCCGGAACCAGCACGGAACGCGCCTTGCGGTGGACCGTGAGGCGAAGAAGGAGCTGGAGAAAATCCAGCGCCTGCGGGGGATTTCCCTTGCCGAGCCCCTTTCCGAGCGCACCCGGCCGCAGTCTTTTGAGGAAATCATCGGCCAGGAGGACGGGCTCAAGGCGCTGAGGGCGGCCCTGTGCGGCCCGAACCCCCAGCACGTGCTGATTTACGGGCCGCCGGGGGTGGGAAAGACGGCTGCCGCCCGGCTTGTGCTCGAAGAGGCCAAGAAGAACCCCCTTTCCCCTTTCGGGGCGCACGCAAAGTTTGTCGAGATCGACGCCACGACGGCGCGCTTTGATGAGCGGGGAATTGCCGATCCCCTGATCGGATCTGTTCACGATCCGATTTACCAGGGCGCCGGCCCCCTGGGAATGGCGGGGATTCCTCAGCCCAAGCCCGGCGCCGTCACGAGGGCGCACGGCGGGGTCCTCTTTCTTGATGAGATCGGGGAGCTTCACCCCACCCAGTTGAACAAGCTCTTGAAAGTGCTTGAGGACCGGAAGGTTTTCTTTGAAAGCGCTTATTACAATTCCGAGGACCCGAATATTCCGGCGCACATCCACGACGTTTTCCAGAACGGACTGCCTGCGGACTTCCGCCTGATCGGAGCAACGACCCGGCTCCCCGAAGAGATCTCGCCGGCCATCCGCTCCCGCTGCGTCGAGATCTTTTTCCGGATGCTCCTGCCGGCCGAAATCAGGGTGATCGCGGAGAACGCGGCTGCGAAGATCGGCTTTGCCTTTGGCCCCGGGGCGCTGGATGTCGTCGAAAAGTACGCCACCAACGGGAGGGAAGCCGTCAACATCGTCCAGATCGCCGCAGGCCTCGCCCAGGCCAGGGGCATCCGGGAAGTCCAGGCTGCAGACGTGGAGTGGGTCGTCAGCAGCGGCCAGTATTCCCCCCGCCCGGAAAGGAAAGTGCCCCCCGAGCCGGCAGTCGGCCTGGTGAACGGCCTGGCCGTGAGCGGCCCAAATCTCGGAACGCTTTTGGAAATCGAGGCCTGCGTGATTCCTGCCGGGAATGAGCGGGGGCAGCTGGTCGTCACAGGGGTAGTGGAGGAAGAAGAGCTGGGGGGGCTCGCCGGGAGGCGGGTGAGGCGGAAGAGCATGATCAAAGGGTCGGTGGAGAATGTCCTCACCGTGATCCGGCGCTACTTCGGCATCGATCCCAGGAAGTACGACATTCACATCAACTTCCCGGGAGCCGTTCCCGCCGAGGGCCCCTCGGCGGGAGTGGCCGTTGCTGTGGCAGTTTATTCCGCCCTGACCGAAAAGCCGGTTGACAACCTTGTGGCGCTCACAGGGGAGCTTTCCCTGCGGGGAGAGGTGAAGCCGGTAGGGGGGATTGTTGCCAAGGTGGAGGCGGCCTGGCGCGCCGGGGCAAAGCGCGTCCTCATCCCCCAGGAAAACTGGCAGGAAATTTTTCGGGAGTTCCCCCTTGAGGTCATCCCCGTGCGGCAGATTCAGGAGGTGCTGAAGCTTGCCCTCCTGCCGGATTCCCGCTTGAAGGAGGTTCCGGCATAG